The following coding sequences are from one Thermodesulforhabdus norvegica window:
- a CDS encoding ADP-ribosylglycohydrolase family protein: MCTKVRAEKFTGCLLGLALGDALGAPFEGRYTVRGGEIEKIASSLELLRYTDDTHMAIGVAESLIACRGLDGEHMAKTFVRNFRKEPWRGYGPGPPEVFRRIESGIPWYSAAEEVFPGGSYGNGAAMRIAPVGLFYHRNPEKIREAAYLCSRITHTHPLAKDGAVVIAAAVAFAVVYGSEGRRSDLLDYLSAFSLPEVYRSKLGKIPELALRGDRREVVRELGNGVEAFNSVPTAVYCFLTGDSFEKTVTGAISLGGDCDTIAAMAGAIAGAWWGIEAIPSRWLEKLENAEYIKSLARKIYKLTVD; encoded by the coding sequence TTGTGCACAAAAGTAAGAGCCGAAAAGTTTACGGGTTGTCTTCTCGGGCTCGCCCTTGGAGATGCCCTTGGTGCGCCTTTTGAAGGTAGATACACGGTAAGAGGCGGCGAGATCGAGAAGATTGCCAGCAGTCTTGAGCTTTTGCGTTATACCGATGATACCCACATGGCGATAGGGGTAGCCGAGTCTCTAATCGCATGCCGGGGCCTGGACGGCGAACACATGGCAAAAACCTTTGTACGAAACTTTCGGAAGGAGCCCTGGCGAGGCTACGGTCCCGGACCCCCGGAGGTCTTCCGGAGAATAGAATCCGGAATACCCTGGTATTCGGCCGCCGAGGAGGTCTTTCCCGGAGGATCCTACGGCAACGGCGCGGCAATGCGCATCGCCCCGGTGGGCTTGTTTTACCACAGGAACCCTGAAAAAATAAGAGAAGCCGCCTATCTCTGTAGCCGCATCACCCATACGCACCCCCTTGCGAAAGACGGTGCCGTCGTAATTGCTGCAGCCGTAGCCTTTGCCGTAGTTTACGGATCGGAGGGGCGGAGGAGCGATCTTTTAGATTATCTGAGCGCCTTCTCGCTTCCGGAAGTATATCGAAGCAAGCTGGGGAAAATCCCCGAACTTGCACTGAGGGGGGACAGGCGGGAGGTGGTTCGGGAACTGGGCAATGGAGTAGAAGCCTTTAATTCTGTGCCCACGGCAGTATATTGCTTTTTGACTGGAGACTCTTTTGAAAAGACCGTAACCGGGGCAATAAGCCTCGGAGGGGATTGCGATACCATTGCTGCCATGGCGGGGGCCATTGCAGGGGCCTGGTGGGGCATAGAGGCAATTCCCTCGAGATGGCTGGAAAAACTGGAGAACGCAGAATACATTA
- a CDS encoding ABC transporter substrate-binding protein: MRAEKYNRKSLVASVFVGIVVTLFLFYCRLPIGLCAEEAYKIGAVFSVTGVASFLGEPEKKTAEMVVDQINASGGINGHRVELIVYDDESDATKATLAVKRLIKKDGVSVIIGPTRSGESLAVAPIAEKEQVPLISCAASYKIVTPVEERRWIFKTAPSDSHAVERIYEHMKSKGYKKIAILSVSTGFGASGREELLRYAEQYGLEIVADERYGPKDTDLTAQFTKVRSLEPDAIVNWSIGPTQILAVKTWRDLGMTSIPLYQSHGFGSRKNLELLGDAANGVFFPISAVVVGDLLPDSHPQKQVIMDYWNEYRRRYNEPVSSFGGHAWDAIQLAISALKAVGPDRAKIRDYLENLTGFVGQSGVFNFSPEDHNGLSKKDLVMVVVRDQEWVLAE, translated from the coding sequence ATGCGAGCGGAGAAGTACAACAGAAAATCTCTGGTGGCAAGTGTTTTTGTAGGAATTGTTGTAACCCTTTTTCTTTTCTATTGTCGGCTACCGATTGGGCTTTGTGCAGAAGAGGCTTACAAAATCGGTGCCGTCTTCTCGGTGACCGGGGTTGCGTCCTTTCTGGGAGAGCCTGAGAAGAAGACTGCTGAAATGGTTGTTGATCAAATCAATGCGTCGGGTGGTATAAACGGCCACAGGGTTGAACTCATAGTCTACGATGACGAAAGCGATGCAACCAAAGCGACGCTTGCGGTAAAGCGGTTAATCAAGAAAGACGGTGTTTCCGTAATTATAGGCCCGACCAGAAGCGGTGAGAGCCTTGCCGTTGCGCCCATTGCGGAAAAGGAGCAGGTTCCTCTTATTTCCTGTGCGGCAAGCTACAAAATTGTTACCCCTGTTGAAGAGCGGCGCTGGATTTTCAAGACGGCTCCATCGGACAGTCATGCTGTGGAACGAATTTACGAACACATGAAAAGCAAGGGCTACAAGAAGATCGCAATTCTTTCGGTGTCAACGGGCTTTGGAGCAAGCGGGCGGGAAGAGTTGCTTCGATATGCAGAGCAGTATGGGCTTGAGATCGTTGCCGATGAAAGATACGGTCCCAAGGATACGGATCTCACGGCTCAATTCACCAAAGTCAGGTCTCTTGAGCCTGATGCCATTGTTAACTGGTCCATAGGCCCCACTCAGATCCTTGCCGTAAAGACCTGGAGAGATCTGGGTATGACTTCAATTCCTCTTTATCAAAGCCATGGATTCGGAAGCAGAAAAAACCTGGAACTCCTGGGTGATGCCGCCAACGGTGTTTTCTTCCCCATTTCTGCCGTCGTTGTGGGCGATCTGCTTCCCGATTCTCATCCCCAGAAGCAGGTTATTATGGATTACTGGAACGAATACCGTAGAAGGTACAACGAGCCGGTTTCTTCTTTCGGCGGCCATGCCTGGGATGCCATCCAGCTTGCCATTTCTGCTCTTAAGGCCGTCGGGCCTGATAGGGCAAAGATAAGAGACTACCTCGAAAATCTTACCGGATTTGTGGGGCAAAGCGGCGTTTTCAATTTTTCCCCAGAGGATCACAATGGACTGAGCAAGAAAGATCTGGTAATGGTAGTCGTCCGCGATCAGGAGTGGGTATTGGCGGAATAG
- a CDS encoding branched-chain amino acid ABC transporter permease: MDWLQYLFAGVTIGAIYALVAIGYNIIYNVTEIINFAQGEFVMLGGLFAVFYCETLHLPLWLAFVGAVVTVGFIGFCFDRFIIRQARNVSVLSLIIVTIAFSIILKGGAMLAWGKDPYGLPPFTPGPPIIIGGAALQKQSLWIMGIGALIVAALSLFFHRSYYGKAMCACADNPDAARMMGIPVKKMILLSFVLSAVIGAAGGVIVTPLSLMEYDRGALLGLKGFGAAVLGGLGNFWGALIAGLILGVGESFCAGYLSSGYKDAVALVVLLLVLFVRPQGLFGSTEAAGVKRF; the protein is encoded by the coding sequence ATGGACTGGCTTCAGTACCTTTTTGCAGGTGTGACCATCGGAGCGATCTACGCACTCGTTGCCATCGGCTACAACATCATCTACAACGTTACGGAAATAATAAACTTTGCTCAGGGCGAATTCGTGATGCTGGGAGGGCTTTTCGCAGTCTTTTACTGCGAAACCCTCCACTTACCCCTGTGGTTGGCCTTTGTCGGAGCCGTTGTAACGGTGGGGTTTATCGGTTTCTGCTTCGACCGCTTTATAATCCGCCAGGCCCGCAATGTCTCGGTCCTTTCGCTGATAATAGTCACCATAGCCTTCTCGATTATTCTGAAGGGTGGGGCCATGCTGGCATGGGGAAAAGATCCCTATGGACTTCCTCCTTTCACTCCAGGTCCTCCCATCATCATTGGCGGGGCTGCCCTGCAGAAACAGTCCCTGTGGATCATGGGTATTGGGGCCCTGATTGTGGCTGCCCTTTCGCTCTTCTTTCACAGGTCCTATTACGGCAAGGCCATGTGTGCCTGTGCCGATAATCCCGACGCAGCAAGAATGATGGGCATTCCGGTTAAAAAGATGATTCTGCTTTCTTTTGTGCTCAGCGCTGTAATAGGGGCGGCAGGAGGGGTTATCGTCACTCCTCTTTCTCTTATGGAGTACGACCGGGGGGCGTTGCTGGGGCTCAAGGGCTTTGGAGCCGCAGTTCTGGGGGGACTGGGCAATTTCTGGGGTGCCCTTATTGCGGGTCTTATTCTGGGCGTTGGTGAGTCCTTCTGTGCGGGCTATCTGTCCTCGGGATATAAGGACGCCGTAGCCCTTGTGGTACTGCTTCTTGTTCTCTTCGTAAGGCCTCAGGGGCTTTTCGGGAGTACCGAGGCTGCCGGGGTAAAAAGGTTTTAA